The Gemmata palustris genome includes a region encoding these proteins:
- a CDS encoding SGNH/GDSL hydrolase family protein, giving the protein MLLSAAFAVLIGTQSLPPGSARTLSPTAQPAQPANQPKPFEFKDGDRIVWLGNTLVEREQRYGYWETALIAANADKNLTVRNLGWSGDTVFGDARAGFDNAAKGYERMVSLTLELKPTVIFVNFGSNEAFGGKEGLPKFEKGLEKLLDSLRPANARVFLLTPIPVEKSASLSDPKALNDKLAIYSGAIKAIAEKRGLPLADLFHNFQNIRSSGPFTDNGMHLTEAGYKEFAPFFTNSLVQPGTVASGEKLEPLRQAIIAKNEQFFNKWRPQNETYLFGFRKHEQGKNAKEIVEFDPFIAKAEDEIAKIRKSLNK; this is encoded by the coding sequence ATGCTCCTCTCCGCTGCGTTCGCCGTACTAATCGGCACGCAATCTCTCCCGCCCGGCTCCGCCCGCACACTCAGCCCCACCGCACAGCCCGCCCAACCCGCAAATCAGCCCAAACCGTTCGAGTTCAAAGACGGCGACCGGATCGTGTGGCTCGGTAACACGCTCGTCGAGCGCGAGCAGCGCTACGGCTACTGGGAAACCGCACTCATCGCCGCGAACGCCGACAAGAACCTCACCGTGCGCAACCTCGGTTGGAGCGGCGACACGGTGTTCGGCGACGCCCGCGCCGGCTTCGACAACGCCGCGAAGGGCTACGAGCGCATGGTGTCGCTCACCCTGGAACTCAAGCCGACCGTGATCTTCGTGAACTTCGGCTCGAACGAGGCGTTTGGGGGCAAAGAGGGGTTACCGAAGTTCGAGAAGGGACTGGAAAAGCTCCTCGACTCGCTCAGGCCCGCCAACGCGCGCGTGTTCCTACTTACGCCGATCCCTGTCGAGAAATCGGCAAGTCTCTCAGACCCGAAGGCTCTCAACGACAAACTCGCGATCTACAGCGGCGCGATCAAAGCGATTGCGGAAAAGCGCGGGCTCCCGCTCGCGGACCTGTTCCACAACTTCCAGAACATCCGCTCTTCGGGTCCGTTCACGGATAACGGAATGCACCTAACCGAAGCCGGATACAAGGAATTCGCGCCTTTTTTCACGAACAGTCTCGTGCAACCGGGGACGGTCGCCAGTGGGGAGAAGCTCGAACCACTCCGTCAGGCGATCATCGCGAAGAACGAGCAGTTCTTCAACAAGTGGCGCCCGCAGAACGAGACGTACCTGTTCGGGTTCCGCAAGCACGAGCAGGGGAAGAACGCGAAAGAGATCGTCGAGTTCGACCCGTTCATCGCGAAGGCCGAGGACGAGATCGCCAAGATTCGGAAGTCGCTGAACAAGTGA